From Eriocheir sinensis breed Jianghai 21 unplaced genomic scaffold, ASM2467909v1 Scaffold5, whole genome shotgun sequence:
ccataccatttatcaggacgatctttggcgggggggtgcactctccgagtgctatgcgtctagttattattattattattattattattattattattattattattattattattattattattattattatcatcatcatcatcattattattattataaaattcCACTACCACCAAagttactgctactacaactactagttctactattactactattactactattactactgctacgactactactgctaataataataataataataataataataataataataataataataataataataataataataataataatgtgacatCGATTTTCAAAATGGGTGACAGGTCAGCTACTTCCAACTATCGGCCAATTACTTGCTTCACATCGGTTacaggcaagatgctggagtcgatAATAGCTAGGAGCATTTGTGATCATCTAGAAACAAAGCTTAAtccacgactcgcagcatgggtccacgaaaggtaggtcatgcctcaccaatctcttgtccttctacaaatAAAGTAATTGAGGCCgtggacagagatgaaaactgtaAAGGTTCCTAATGACCTCTGATCTCTGTCCAAGGGCATAATGCATTCAGGTTAGAAATCATTTGAAGGAGCCTCAGCAACAGAAGCgtcgaagtcatcctcaagctatatatagcattagttagactatgcggttcagttctggtcaccttactatagaatggataccaaaatgttaaaatcggtacagaggaggatgactaagaaggTTCAcgtgttgagaaacttgccatatgaggaaagactcaaacagttaaactttcattctctagaaaggcgaagggtgcgtggagacttgatcgaggtttataaatggatgaagggctttaataagggggatattcataaggttctggcggcaagagagccgggtaggacacgtagtaatgtgtttaaactggataagttcagattcaacaaggatataggcaaaaactggtttgccaacagagtggtggatgagtggaacaggttgggcagtcatgtggtgattgctaatacaatagtcacattaaaaaaaagattagataaattcatggacagtgatgtaatgtggggttaggttcacaggagctgccttgtacagacccacCGACCTCCTGcagattccttacgttcttatgttactaatactaatactaatactactatacaactactactactactactacttctactactactactactactactactactactactactactactactactactactactactactactactactactactactactactactactactactactactactactactactactactactactactactactactactactactactactcacgtTTTTCCGATAATGTTTGTTGGCTGGTTGTTAAGTCCGCTACAGCCACGCACAGCAGGAATAGTGGTAGCAGGAGGCGATGGTGGTTGCTGGTAGTCataatgttggtagtggtggtggtggttgaagtggaTTGTGGTAGAGGAGAACTAACTACCACAATTTCTTTACTTATATGGAAGAGCTTTTGAGGTTTGTTCAGCTACCACAATCGGGTTATAGGGATTGTGGTTGGTTGGTTGTGAATAGTGGTTATAGTAATAGTGGTTGttggtagtagttgtggttgtgTGGATAGTGGTAGCGATTGTGGTtttccccgctgctaccactatCTACCActatctaccactactactactatcaccacgtatcaaattgtagtagtagtagttgttgtaatagttgtagtagtagagtagAGTAGTGGTGTTTGAATGCTCATaactccaccactactactactactaccactaccactgccaccaacaTCCACGTGGACAGGATAATTGTGGTTGAAattgtggaggaaggaggaaaagaaggaaaataaatatggaggaggaaaaagagaaggaaaatattagcTTGACATTTATTCCGGAAaagttaatagtagtagttgtagtagtagtagtagtagtagtagtagtagtagaaatagttgttgttgttgtttttgctgtccttcatcatcttcttcctcttcttcttcttcttcttcttcttcttcctcttcttctttatcggtAAAACTATATATTagaattcttttattttttgtccttctcttctgcttctcttatcattgtatcttttattttcttctttattccagttgctttactctctctctctctctctctctctctctctctctctctctctctctctctctctctctctctctctctctctctctctctctctctctctctctctctctctctctctgtgtgtgtgtgtgtgtgtgtgtgtgtgtgtgtgtgttggaaaaccctacatttttttatagtatttctTTTTACACTTACTACGTTTTCTATacacaaagaaaatgggatgttTTGAACGTACACTTATCCACaaatgttctcctttttcttcttattattctttccttctccacacaccgtctccaggtcttcttccttcccttcccttcccttcccttcccttcccttccctttcctttcctttcctttcctttccttcccttcccttcccttcccttccctttcctttcctttcctttctctcctaccctttcttttccattcccttctcctgctcctgcttcctcttccttcccttccctcaccttttcttttcccttccctccctttccttcccttcttctcccctcctctaatttcctctatcttcctatctcttcttttctccactcacatctaatctcttcccttccctttgccttcctttccctcccttaccagttcaccttttccttcccttccttccccttcccttcccttcccttcccttctacccttgCCTTACCAGGGCCGGATTATCCTATACGCCAAGTACACCATGGCGTAAGCCCCCAGCACTGAGGGGCCCACACAACTTGATAGACCCGACCCATAATTGGGCCCCCACATAATGGAAATCCCGGAGATGCCTGTAGCCTCAGGGAGATCAGTATGCTTCGTTGGACTGTtgatcgaaaaaaaaatagataaaataaaatagcgaAAACTTGTTTGTGTTGGCAACACAAGGCAGTGCTTGGAATTTCTTTGAACTTGTGCAGGAATTATATGCATATTCAGTCGGATCAACAAAGCGCTGGAATTTACTAAGAAAGGGACTGTcacctaatgaaaatggtagaatTCTAACCCTAAAAACATTATCTTCCACACGTTGGCATTTCCATTCTGAATCAGTGAAAGCACTGCACTTAAACTACTCTAGCGTCTATGGTATGTTAAATGAAATTGCAGACAATGAGGAACTAAAAGGAGATGCTCGACTTGCTGCATCAGTTTTTGCAGAGAAAATGTGCCTTCTTGAAAATGCATTTATGTGTGTTCTGTGGAACAAGATCCTCCAGCGCTTTCAAAAAGCTAGTACTCTTCTCCAAAGCACAAATATTGATATCAACATGGCTGTATCATTGTTTCTATCACTTGAAAGTTTTGTTGCTGAGCTTCGTGGTCAATTTGATGAactggagaatgaggaaaaaaatctcGTGGAAAATGTTTAGCAAGTATATGTATCGGAAAAGGTACGGAAGAGAAGACGGCGGCGTCAAGTtgatgattctgctgaacctGATGCAGATCTTCAAGATGCACAAAAATTCCCTGTACAGAGTTTTGTTGTCATCACTGACAAGTTACTTGTAAGTTTAGCTCAACGTCGCCAGGCTTATCACAAGATATCTGACGACTTTGCCTTTAACAAGTCATTGAGGGAGAATGATACTGCACAGCTGAGAGTTGATGTATCCAGCTTGGTGAAAAATACATCAACGACTTGGAACCCCACTGCGAGGATGAATTTGTAACATTCTCAGAATTTGTAGCCCATTTGAAGTTGATCGTGATCCCTCATGTCCGTTAAAATACTGAAAAGAAAGTTCAGTTGTAAAGTCAACATTCGTCAATGTTTCAACTGCGACTGTTCTTAACATTGCCAGTCACAGTCTGCGAAGGTGAACGTTCATTTTCCAAACTGTCTTATATCAAAAACAGATTTCGTTCAACAATGACTCAAAAACGACTGAATGCTTTGTCTGTTATGTCAATTGAAAATTATGTCACCTCCTCAACGACATTTGAAACCATCATTGAACAGTTTtcacaagagaaatcaagaaaacggGCCTTGGTGTAGCTGCTATAGTTACCTGTGTACATAAGTATGGTATGTATGCTGCTAatacagaatataaagaaaataaagatgatgacaatCTGTATTAAGTAAACTGTATCATTAATACATCATGATGTTTCAATAAGATATGTAATTTTGTCCAGATCTTCCCTAATTTATGCAAGTGGGGGCCCAAAACTGTGGGTGTCGTAGGGCCCAATGCAAGCTTAATCCGGGCCTGTGGCTTACCTACAGCTGGCCAGGTATATGACGAAAGGTAACTCAAACACAGCAACATCATGATCATAACAGTTGTATTAACGGTTACATTAAGGGAATTACAATCAGGTCAGTTTAATGTAACAAAAAATCACAACCTTTAGTCTAGAATGCCAcgatgggggggagagagagagagagagagagagagagagagagagagagagagagagagagagagagagagagagagagagaaaatgaaagcgcAAAATAATAGGCGACGTTTTTCATTATAaagtggaacaaaaaaaaaatgaaatacaaaagaatggaagacttattttttttatgcacaaCAATACTTTACAAaacccagaacacacacacacacacacacacacacacacacacacacacacacacacacacacacacacacacacacacacacacacacacacacacacacacacacacacacacacacacacacacacacacacacacacacacagtaatacaaAAATAAGTACAATGAAATCTTTTAAGGCACTgataccacaaccatcaccaccaccactaccactactactactactactactactactactactactactactactactgtctgtTTAGTGTCCGGCCGGTCTGAACCCACCCGCGAACCTCAGCTCATGCCCAAAACCCCCGAATTCTCCACCGAAGGGCGAGAGGTCATCCCACACCGAGAAATACCCATCATAGTCGTGAGAATCGCCGTTTGACACCAGTCTGGCAGTTTCTGGGTGACTCGGGGTCGGGGCAGGGTCGGGGGAGGTCGTGAGTCGCGTGGTCGTGGGCTCCGTGGATGCCTCGAGGTTTGTGGGCGTCCCCCTCGTGCTTGTTCTCGCTCTCGCCTGCACAACTTGATGTCTGAAGAGTCCGGAATCGATGTAAGCTGGCCGGGTAGGTggaggtgacgaggaggaggaggaggaggaggaggaggaggaggaagaagtgggaggaggaggagatgaagaggaatcaGGTtgcacagaagaggaggagaaagaagaagtaggaggaggaggagacgaagaggaatcAGGCTGCacagaagaagtagaggaggaggaagaggaagaggaagagaactcaGGCATTGGAGACGTACcagcaggggaagaggaggaagaggaggacacggAAACGgacactgaagaagaggaggaggaagaggaagaggaagaggaagacgaagaacccTCCTCAACTCTCCCCTTTAACGAGCTCTTGACAGGGAACTGGAGTTTGTGGGCTGCCAACTTCTGCTTGACGGGGCTGGGGGGGGCAAGGGGCGTGATGGGGGGGCGGGGTACAGGCTTGgcggggagggaggtggggggggcagcctcaacaccacccccaccaccaccaccacctcctccacattgcaccaacaccatcaccaccgccatcatcaccacctgagagagaaagagagagatgatgttAGGAAATAAGTTGAATTAtatcgatacacacacacacacacacacacacacacacacacacacacacacacacacacacacacacacacacacacacaaagacagacagacaatttaACAAGAAAGAGTAATGTggtcagacagacagagagagagagagagagagagagagagagagagagagagaccgttatGATGAGGAGGTAAAGTTCTCATATTTCGaattatttgctctctctctctctctctctctctctctctctctctcttctttttctctccacctatctctccttttccctccttccttcctatcttctcccttcccttctcttcccttcccttccgttccgctcccttcccatcccatcccattccttcccttctcttccctttccttcccatcccttccctttccttccctttccttcccttacgctcactttccttcccttcccatcccatcccatcccttcccttcccttcccttcccttcccttccctttctttcccttccctttctatccattcttttctcttctcttccctgtcctatccttctcattccatacctctctctctctctctctctctctctctctctctctctctctctcccggaaggGGTGTTCGTAAGGGCGGCAGTCAAGGTTGTTGGGCCGCAAACTCAACCTTGGGGACGAACAACTGGAGTTTCCTGCTTCATGATCGCGTTTTCTTTAAAGTGAGGTAACTCTgatacgattctctctctctctctctctctctctctctctctctctctctctctctctctctctcgatctatctatctacatgtgtgtgtgtgtttgtgtgtgtgtgtgtgtgtgtgtgtgtgtgtgtgtgtgtgtgtgtgtgtgtaagcaaatgttcataattacacacacacacacacacacacacacacacacacacacacaaacacacacacacacacacgcacacagacacgcacCTCAAGGAAACAATCCACCAAATCCACATTTTTTTCCCCGCCCCAGACTCAAGGGCCGGTgtgacggatatgagcaccgaggccgcgcgcagctatatcgtatgcTCCCAGACTTTACCTTTATAGCAAACCTTCGAACTAGACACAGGTATGTTCCCCCAGTCTGTGTTAGCTTAGAGGAGTGACATTGGCCCAGTTCGACAATCCAACACagggtcattgtaagcgccccacCCAAACTGTCttttccacaatgatccgttatctctactcaataccagatgctAATAAGTTTTCCTGCAGAGTTTCTTCAAAGTTCCTCCTTTTTATACCAACgcaaacacaacacaaggaattttcgtcgtatttcgtgtttggttggggagcttaccaACTCGCTGTATtagactgtaaaactggcccattGTTAGATCGGTATTCTCGCTCGCTTTGGGCTCCCACGATTACTATTAACCAAGACCACAAAGGagtgttttagtgttttttcatGGTCATACTGCAGAATGTCTTGTCAacctatcaccaggctcataacaccacccatggaaatactaacacaacaacctctaccaaagccttgtcaaactatcaccaggctcataacactacccatggaaatactaacacaacaacctccaccaaagccttgtcaaactatcaccaggctcataacaccacccatggaaatactaacacaacaacctccaccaaagccttgtcaaactatcaccaggctcataacactacccatggaaatactaacacaacaacctccaccaaagccttgtcaaactatcaccaggctcataacaccacccatggaaatactaacacaacaacctccaccaaagccttgtcaaactatcaccaggctcataacactacccatggaaatactaacacaacaacctacaccaaagccttgtcaaactatcaccaggctcataacaccacccatggatatactaacacaacaacctccaccaaagccttgtcaaactatcaccaggctcataacaccacccatggaaatactaacacaacaacctccaccaaagccttgtcaaactatcaccaggctcataacactacccatggaaatactaacacaacaacctccaccaaagccttgtcaaactatcaccaggctcataacactacccatggaaatactaacacaacaacctccaccaaagccttgtcaaactatcaccaggctcataacactacccatggaaatactaacacaacaacctccaccaaagccttgtcaaactatcactaggctcataacactacccatggaaatactaacacaacaacctccaccaaagccttgtcaaactatcaccaggctcataacactacccatggaaatactaacacaacaacctccaccaaagccttatccaatgtgtgtgtgtgtgtgagagagagagagagagagagagagagagagagagacctgaaacGTTTGAAAATTATGAACCAACTTGTTTTTGTGGGACcaaagccattttttttttctcccctcagcTTCCCGCCTCCTttacagtaaaaagaaaaaaagaagggatgaaaagctTGTCATACCGTCCATTACCtccgtgtgtgtgttggtaactgTGACTATTAAGACGGTCAGGTTAATTACTCACCTTTTTGTGTGTTAGAAAGATTATGTGAAGTGAtgaggaaggggtaaggaggaggaggaggaggaagaggaggaggaggagggaaagaggttaaagaaaaagaatgaaatcgattaaaaaggaagaggaggaagaaaatatggaaaaagagtaaaagaagaagatgaagaaaaagaagaagtagaataagaaggagaagaataagaagaagaaaaagaagaagaagaagaagaaagaaaagaaggaga
This genomic window contains:
- the LOC126992700 gene encoding putative protein TPRXL, which codes for MATIKVVMMAVVMVLVQCGGGGGGGGGGVEAAPPTSLPAKPVPRPPITPLAPPSPVKQKLAAHKLQFPVKSSLKGRVEEGSSSSSSSSSSSSSSSVSVSVSSSSSSSPAGTSPMPEFSSSSSSSSSTSSVQPDSSSSPPPPTSSFSSSSVQPDSSSSPPPPTSSSSSSSSSSSSSSPPPTRPAYIDSGLFRHQVVQARARTSTRGTPTNLEASTEPTTTRLTTSPDPAPTPSHPETARLVSNGDSHDYDGYFSVWDDLSPFGGEFGGFGHELRFAGGFRPAGH